In Planctomycetia bacterium, one DNA window encodes the following:
- a CDS encoding trypsin-like peptidase domain-containing protein, with translation MDTPSGFEERPALRVQKRQSLLVGILVGLTAGYLVVGQLRAYLETRNTGPRAITPRGDLAADEKTSVELFANASPSVVYVQSVQLVERRRGLFTREVFEIPEGTGTGFIWDELGHIVTNFHVVEPGMRRNTELKVILADRSSWDAKVVGVEPDRDLAVLKIDAPAARLRPIPVGTSGDLQVGQKVFAIGNPFGFDQTLTTGIVSATGRTITARNGRTIEGVIQTDAAINPGNSGGPLLDSAGRLIGVNTMIYSPSGASVGIGFAVPVDIVNEIVPQLIRHGRVVRPLLGIEVVDAGIARQLGVTRGVLIGGVAEGGGAERAGLEGTYRLGDGSIVLGDVIVGIDDREINDYNDLRNVLDSKRAGDTVKVTVVRDGRVRTAQVKLTSSVDGSDE, from the coding sequence ATGGATACCCCGTCCGGTTTTGAAGAACGGCCCGCCCTGCGCGTGCAGAAGCGTCAGTCCTTGCTGGTCGGCATTCTCGTGGGTCTCACGGCCGGCTATTTGGTCGTCGGGCAGCTGCGCGCGTATCTCGAAACGCGCAACACCGGCCCTCGCGCCATCACGCCTCGCGGTGATCTCGCGGCCGACGAGAAGACATCGGTCGAGCTGTTCGCCAACGCGTCGCCGTCGGTTGTTTATGTGCAGAGCGTGCAGCTTGTCGAACGGCGGCGCGGGCTTTTCACGCGCGAGGTTTTTGAAATCCCCGAGGGCACCGGCACGGGGTTCATCTGGGATGAACTCGGTCACATCGTGACGAACTTCCACGTCGTCGAGCCGGGGATGCGGCGAAACACGGAATTGAAGGTCATACTCGCCGACCGTTCATCGTGGGATGCCAAGGTCGTCGGCGTCGAGCCGGATCGTGATCTGGCCGTGCTGAAGATCGATGCGCCGGCGGCCCGATTGCGTCCCATACCCGTTGGGACGTCCGGCGATTTGCAGGTCGGCCAGAAGGTGTTCGCCATCGGTAATCCGTTCGGCTTTGACCAGACCTTGACGACCGGGATCGTGAGCGCGACGGGGCGAACGATCACCGCGCGAAATGGTCGCACGATAGAGGGCGTCATTCAGACGGATGCGGCCATCAATCCCGGCAACTCGGGCGGTCCGTTGTTGGACAGCGCGGGGCGATTGATCGGTGTGAACACGATGATCTACAGCCCCAGCGGCGCGAGCGTCGGCATCGGCTTTGCCGTGCCGGTCGATATCGTGAACGAGATCGTTCCGCAGTTGATTCGACACGGGCGCGTCGTGCGTCCGCTGCTGGGCATCGAGGTGGTCGACGCCGGCATCGCGCGGCAGCTGGGCGTGACGCGGGGCGTATTGATCGGCGGCGTGGCGGAGGGGGGCGGCGCCGAGCGGGCCGGGCTGGAGGGGACCTACCGCCTCGGCGACGGTTCCATCGTGCTGGGGGATGTGATTGTCGGCATTGACGATCGCGAGATCAATGACTACAACGATTTGCGGAACGTACTGGACAGCAAGCGCGCGGGCGACACGGTGAAAGTCACCGTGGTGCGCGACGGCCGCGTGCGCACGGCGCAGGTCAAGCTTACCAGTTCGGTCGACGGATCAGACGAGTAA
- a CDS encoding FdhF/YdeP family oxidoreductase encodes MAKVRSGGGWQAIAYALRVAQRVGWRRAWQSVRSKNACKTCALGMGGQLGGMRNEAGHWPEICKKSLQAMAADMQDGLRREFFERYSFDQLELLTSRELEAAGRIVQPLYAAPGATHYQPIDWNDAISRIAQRLKATDPCRTFFYMSGRSSNEAAFLLQLFARLYGTNHVNNCSYYCHQASGVALYDAIGSGTATITLDDLEHADLFFLIGGNPASNHPRLMRTLMQLRRRSGDVIVINPVIEPGLVNFRVPSDVRSLLFGSRIASLYVQPHIGGDIALLCGIAKAVLERGAADRAFIDTATVGASEWEIGIRALPWEEIEQRSGVARPMIERIAERYARSRATVFGWTMGITHHEHGVQNIHAIVNLALLRGMVGRPHAGLLPIRGHSNVQGVGSMGVTPALKEAVFERLQRHFGVALPAWPGRDTMQCMEAADAGEMDVGVCLGGNLFAANPGSAFARRAMGRLGLVVHLNTTLNLGHVWGRGKETIVLPVLARDEEPQPTTQESMFNYVRLSDGGPVRHEGPRSEVAIVADLALAVLGEDGPVDWREMQSHESIRAAIAKIVPGFEELKTIGATKAEFHIAGRTQHRPIFPTSDGKARFHATPLPDPSPPSPGALRLMTVRSEGQFNTVVYEDEDLYRGQERRDVILLHARDLERRGLANDQLVTVRSQAGEMAGLRVRPFEIREGNCLMYFPEANVLVPPRVDPRSKTPAFKSVWVTIEPAAADRVPLTIERVVRTHSADPLKAC; translated from the coding sequence ATGGCCAAGGTTCGCAGCGGCGGCGGCTGGCAGGCGATTGCGTATGCGCTGCGCGTCGCACAGCGCGTGGGCTGGCGCCGCGCATGGCAAAGCGTGCGATCAAAGAACGCCTGCAAGACCTGCGCGCTGGGCATGGGCGGCCAGCTCGGCGGCATGCGCAACGAGGCGGGGCACTGGCCGGAAATCTGCAAAAAATCGCTCCAGGCGATGGCGGCGGACATGCAGGACGGCCTGCGCCGCGAATTCTTCGAGCGATACAGCTTCGACCAATTGGAGTTGCTCACCTCACGCGAGCTGGAAGCCGCCGGTCGCATCGTGCAGCCTCTCTACGCCGCACCCGGCGCGACGCATTACCAGCCGATCGACTGGAATGATGCGATATCGCGCATCGCGCAGCGATTGAAGGCAACTGACCCGTGCCGCACGTTCTTCTACATGAGCGGTCGATCTTCGAACGAAGCCGCGTTTCTGTTGCAGCTTTTTGCCCGGCTGTACGGCACGAATCACGTCAACAATTGCTCGTATTACTGTCACCAGGCCAGCGGCGTCGCACTGTATGACGCCATCGGCAGCGGCACAGCCACGATCACGCTGGACGACCTCGAACACGCCGACCTGTTCTTTCTCATCGGCGGCAACCCGGCATCGAACCACCCGCGCCTGATGCGCACGCTCATGCAGCTCCGCCGGCGCAGCGGCGACGTGATTGTGATCAATCCCGTCATCGAACCGGGACTGGTGAACTTCCGCGTGCCGTCCGACGTGCGCAGCCTGCTGTTCGGCTCGCGCATCGCGAGCTTGTATGTCCAGCCGCACATCGGCGGGGACATCGCGCTGCTCTGCGGAATCGCAAAGGCCGTTCTGGAACGAGGCGCGGCCGATCGCGCGTTCATCGACACGGCGACGGTCGGCGCAAGCGAATGGGAGATCGGCATTCGTGCGCTGCCGTGGGAGGAAATCGAACAGCGCAGCGGCGTGGCGCGGCCGATGATCGAGCGCATCGCCGAGCGCTACGCGCGATCGCGCGCGACGGTCTTCGGCTGGACCATGGGCATCACGCATCACGAGCACGGCGTGCAGAACATCCATGCAATCGTGAATCTCGCGCTGCTGCGCGGCATGGTCGGCCGGCCACACGCGGGCCTGTTGCCGATTCGCGGGCACAGCAACGTGCAAGGCGTCGGCTCGATGGGCGTGACGCCTGCGCTGAAAGAGGCGGTCTTCGAGCGCTTGCAGCGGCACTTCGGCGTCGCGCTGCCGGCGTGGCCGGGCCGTGACACGATGCAGTGCATGGAAGCGGCCGACGCCGGTGAGATGGACGTGGGCGTGTGCCTCGGCGGCAATCTGTTCGCGGCGAATCCCGGTTCGGCGTTCGCCCGGCGCGCGATGGGCCGGCTCGGGTTGGTCGTCCACCTCAACACGACGCTGAACCTGGGGCACGTGTGGGGCCGTGGAAAGGAAACCATCGTGCTGCCGGTGCTGGCGCGCGACGAGGAACCGCAACCCACGACGCAGGAGTCGATGTTCAATTATGTGCGATTGAGCGACGGAGGCCCCGTGCGACACGAAGGCCCGCGCAGCGAAGTGGCGATTGTGGCCGACCTGGCGCTCGCCGTGCTGGGCGAAGACGGCCCCGTCGACTGGCGCGAGATGCAATCGCACGAATCCATCCGAGCCGCCATTGCGAAGATCGTCCCGGGATTCGAGGAATTAAAGACCATCGGCGCGACCAAGGCCGAGTTTCACATCGCCGGGCGCACGCAGCACCGGCCGATCTTTCCCACCTCCGACGGCAAGGCGAGGTTCCACGCGACGCCGCTGCCCGACCCGTCCCCCCCATCGCCCGGCGCGCTGCGATTGATGACCGTGCGATCCGAAGGGCAGTTCAATACAGTCGTCTATGAAGACGAAGACCTGTACCGCGGGCAGGAGCGCCGCGACGTCATCCTGCTGCACGCCCGCGACCTGGAACGACGCGGGCTCGCGAACGACCAGCTCGTCACCGTTCGCAGCCAAGCCGGCGAGATGGCGGGCCTGCGCGTGCGGCCGTTTGAGATTCGCGAGGGCAACTGTCTGATGTACTTTCCCGAGGCGAACGTGCTCGTGCCGCCGCGCGTGGATCCGCGATCGAAGACGCCGGCGTTCAAGTCCGTATGGGTTACCATCGAACCCGCCGCGGCGGATCGCGTGCCGCTCACGATCGAGCGCGTCGTGCGAACACACTCCGCCGATCCGCTGAAGGCGTGTTAG
- the ettA gene encoding energy-dependent translational throttle protein EttA: protein MAEEAYKIIYSMIGVSKRHEKKQILKDIYLSYFYGAKIGVLGLNGSGKSTLLRILAGVDKDYEGQISLQPGFTVGFLEQEPQLDDTLTVRQAVEQGKQESIDLLKEFERINERLGENLTDDEMTKLLEDQGRVQERLDALNAWELETQLEVAMDALRCPDGDKPVKVLSGGERRRVALCRLLLREPDVLLLDEPTNHLDAESVGWLELHLQRYAGTVIAVTHDRYFLDNVAGWILELDRGRGIPWKGNYSSWLEQKDARLKVEEKTESARQRALQRELEWIRRSPQARQAKSKARIKAYDQLLAQDAGEKLKEIEIYIPPGPRLGDRVIEANGLTKAYGRQLLMQDVSFSIPPGAIVGIIGGNGAGKTTLFRMITGLEKPDAGTIEIGESVKLAYVEQSRDSLKSGQTVWEAISGGDELIALGSQRVNSRAYVGRFGFTGTDQQQLVDTLSGGERNRVHLARMLRQGANVILLDEPTNDLDVNTMRALEEALEAFAGCALIISHDRWFLDRVATHILAFEGDSVVHWFDGNYTAYEADRRARMGEAADRPHRVKYRELKL from the coding sequence ATGGCGGAAGAAGCGTACAAAATCATTTATTCGATGATCGGCGTGAGCAAGCGCCACGAGAAGAAGCAGATTCTCAAGGACATCTACTTGTCCTATTTCTACGGCGCGAAGATCGGCGTGCTCGGCCTGAACGGCTCTGGCAAGAGCACGCTGCTGCGCATCCTCGCCGGCGTCGACAAGGACTACGAAGGGCAAATTTCACTTCAGCCGGGATTCACCGTCGGCTTCCTCGAACAGGAGCCGCAACTGGACGACACCCTCACCGTGCGTCAGGCGGTCGAACAGGGCAAACAGGAATCCATCGACCTGCTGAAGGAGTTCGAGCGCATCAACGAACGGCTCGGCGAGAATCTCACCGATGACGAGATGACGAAGCTGCTGGAGGACCAGGGCCGCGTGCAGGAGCGGCTCGATGCCCTGAACGCGTGGGAACTGGAAACGCAGTTGGAGGTCGCGATGGACGCGCTTCGCTGCCCGGACGGTGACAAGCCGGTGAAGGTCCTGTCGGGCGGCGAACGGCGGCGCGTGGCGCTGTGTCGATTGCTGCTGCGCGAGCCGGATGTACTGCTGCTCGACGAACCAACGAACCACCTCGACGCCGAATCAGTCGGCTGGCTGGAGTTGCATCTGCAACGCTACGCGGGCACGGTCATCGCGGTAACGCACGATCGATATTTCCTCGACAACGTGGCGGGATGGATCCTGGAATTGGACCGCGGCCGGGGCATCCCCTGGAAGGGCAATTACTCGTCGTGGTTGGAGCAAAAAGACGCGAGACTCAAGGTCGAGGAGAAAACCGAGTCCGCGCGGCAGCGGGCATTGCAGCGCGAGCTGGAGTGGATTCGCCGCTCGCCCCAGGCGCGCCAGGCCAAGAGCAAGGCACGCATCAAGGCATACGATCAGCTTCTCGCGCAGGACGCCGGCGAGAAATTGAAAGAAATTGAAATCTACATTCCGCCCGGCCCGCGGCTGGGCGATCGCGTCATCGAGGCGAACGGCCTGACCAAGGCATACGGCCGGCAACTGCTGATGCAGGACGTGTCGTTCTCCATTCCGCCCGGCGCGATCGTCGGCATCATCGGCGGCAACGGTGCTGGCAAGACCACCCTCTTTCGAATGATCACCGGGCTGGAGAAACCCGACGCCGGCACGATCGAGATCGGCGAGAGCGTGAAGCTCGCTTACGTCGAGCAAAGCCGCGACTCCCTCAAGAGCGGTCAAACCGTCTGGGAGGCCATTTCCGGGGGTGATGAACTGATCGCCCTCGGCTCGCAGCGCGTGAACAGCCGGGCCTACGTCGGGCGATTCGGCTTTACGGGAACGGATCAACAACAATTGGTCGACACGTTGTCGGGCGGCGAGCGAAACCGCGTTCACCTCGCGCGCATGCTGCGACAGGGCGCGAACGTCATCCTGCTCGACGAGCCGACCAACGACCTCGACGTGAACACGATGCGCGCGTTGGAAGAAGCGCTCGAGGCGTTCGCCGGCTGCGCGCTGATCATCAGCCACGACCGCTGGTTCCTCGACCGCGTAGCAACGCACATTCTCGCCTTCGAGGGCGACAGCGTCGTGCACTGGTTCGACGGCAACTACACGGCGTACGAAGCCGACCGGCGGGCACGGATGGGCGAAGCCGCGGATCGACCGCATCGTGTCAAATACCGCGAGCTGAAACTGTAA
- a CDS encoding cation:proton antiporter — protein MFLTFLWQLGIILVASRLMGRLFARLGQPQVVGEMVAGIVLGPSVFGLLAPGTWAAVFPLASLTYLHILSQVGVVLFLFLIGVDLDPRLLQKQGRAAIGIGALSILLPFALGAALTGYLYPRLFGDPPAMQLATVSLFIGAAMSVTAFPVLARILTERNLHRTSVGALAIVCAAMNDVIAWCMLAFVVAICRASGLHSAGLTAILATGYVLIMFWVGRPLMGRLEAYYKLRGRLSQGAFGLVMLLIVASALATEAIGIHALFGAFIVGVIMPKGSAFVRDLTERLEDITVVFLLPIFFAFAGLQTQIGLLSSGRLWIDTALIVLAACAGKIGGASIAARVCGLSWRESSAIGILMNTRGLMELVILNIGRELGVISDVVFAMMVIMALVTTALTTPVLSWVYPDRLFRERPVVVPTADRPWSLLVSIARPDSATGLLRLGWQIAGSAGKLIALHLKPAVDRDAYRSAADREDEEEDSAVAPLAAAANEAGIELEPLSLVTTDVATDIVGVAAARQADFLLMGFHRPIFGQTLLGGTVHKVMSRAACDIGVFVDRGFTTAGRVLVPFLGGTHDRLALELARRLARSAGAVVTVLHVTPRTRRNAPPLGAHGAVDKVFADPTQPTPVTFRMVEDDSPIDAVIREAASHDLVLIGVAEKWGLESHVFGWKAERIAADCPCSMLIVRKGSVDAS, from the coding sequence GTGTTTCTGACGTTTCTCTGGCAACTTGGGATTATCCTCGTCGCATCGCGCCTGATGGGCCGGCTCTTTGCGCGCCTGGGGCAGCCGCAGGTCGTCGGCGAGATGGTCGCAGGCATCGTCCTGGGGCCGAGCGTGTTTGGTTTGCTGGCGCCCGGCACATGGGCAGCCGTGTTCCCGCTCGCATCGCTGACGTATCTGCATATTCTTAGCCAGGTCGGCGTCGTGCTGTTTCTCTTCCTGATCGGCGTGGACCTTGATCCGCGACTCCTGCAAAAGCAAGGCCGCGCGGCGATCGGCATCGGAGCCTTGAGCATTCTGCTCCCCTTTGCCCTGGGCGCGGCACTGACCGGTTACCTGTATCCGCGGCTGTTTGGCGATCCCCCCGCAATGCAGCTCGCAACCGTGAGCCTGTTCATCGGCGCGGCGATGAGCGTGACGGCGTTTCCGGTGCTGGCGCGGATTCTAACCGAGCGGAACCTCCACCGAACCAGCGTTGGCGCGCTGGCAATCGTGTGTGCCGCGATGAATGACGTCATCGCATGGTGCATGTTGGCCTTTGTCGTGGCGATCTGCCGGGCCAGCGGGCTGCACAGCGCCGGGCTGACGGCCATTCTGGCTACCGGTTATGTCCTGATCATGTTCTGGGTCGGTCGCCCGTTGATGGGCCGGCTTGAGGCTTATTACAAACTTCGCGGGCGACTCTCGCAGGGTGCGTTCGGACTGGTCATGCTCCTGATTGTCGCATCCGCGCTGGCGACGGAGGCCATCGGGATTCATGCCTTGTTCGGCGCGTTCATTGTCGGCGTGATCATGCCCAAAGGCTCGGCATTTGTCCGAGACCTGACGGAACGGCTCGAAGACATCACCGTCGTCTTCCTCCTTCCGATCTTCTTCGCCTTTGCGGGGCTTCAAACGCAAATCGGGCTGTTGAGTTCCGGCCGCCTTTGGATCGATACCGCCCTCATCGTGCTCGCCGCCTGCGCTGGAAAAATCGGCGGCGCGTCCATCGCGGCGCGCGTCTGCGGATTGAGCTGGCGCGAGTCCTCCGCCATCGGAATTCTCATGAACACGCGCGGGCTGATGGAGCTGGTCATTCTCAACATCGGCCGCGAACTGGGCGTCATCTCCGACGTCGTCTTCGCCATGATGGTCATCATGGCCCTGGTGACCACCGCGCTGACCACGCCGGTCTTGAGCTGGGTCTATCCCGACCGGCTCTTTCGCGAGCGGCCGGTGGTCGTGCCTACGGCCGATCGCCCGTGGAGCCTGCTGGTGTCCATCGCGCGACCCGACTCGGCAACGGGCTTGTTGCGACTCGGGTGGCAAATCGCCGGCAGCGCCGGCAAGCTGATCGCGCTGCATCTCAAGCCGGCCGTTGACCGGGACGCCTACCGCAGCGCGGCCGACCGCGAGGACGAAGAGGAAGATTCCGCGGTGGCCCCCCTCGCTGCGGCGGCGAACGAGGCGGGGATCGAATTGGAACCGCTCTCGCTGGTCACGACGGATGTCGCGACCGACATCGTGGGGGTCGCGGCGGCGCGGCAGGCGGACTTTTTACTCATGGGGTTTCACCGGCCGATCTTCGGTCAGACCCTGCTGGGCGGAACCGTTCACAAGGTCATGTCGCGTGCCGCGTGTGATATCGGTGTCTTCGTCGATCGCGGGTTCACGACGGCGGGCCGTGTACTGGTTCCGTTCCTCGGCGGCACGCATGATCGGTTGGCGCTTGAGTTGGCGCGGCGGCTGGCTCGCAGCGCCGGAGCCGTCGTGACGGTGCTGCACGTCACGCCCCGGACCCGGCGCAACGCCCCACCGCTGGGCGCGCACGGCGCGGTGGATAAAGTATTTGCCGATCCCACGCAACCGACCCCTGTAACGTTCCGAATGGTGGAGGATGATTCACCGATTGACGCGGTCATTCGCGAGGCCGCCTCGCACGACCTCGTGCTGATCGGCGTGGCCGAAAAGTGGGGCCTCGAGTCGCACGTGTTCGGCTGGAAGGCCGAGCGCATCGCCGCCGACTGCCCGTGTTCGATGTTGATCGTGCGCAAAGGCAGCGTGGACGCAAGCTGA
- a CDS encoding PDZ domain-containing protein, whose product MHRSVVSRALHFCCPVLFVFCFALSAAAQIRPHGGMLRYPDVSRDKIAFVYANDIWVVSREGGMAAPLASPPGTELFPRFSPDGAHIAFVGNYDGNRDLYVVPVEGGPPKRITHHPDGETMCDWVPAAHAGLVAEGATGDRLLFYTNGLAGLRRQMQLFTVDAAGGLPVKLPVPYGATAAISADGEWLAYTPHTTDFRTWKRYRGGMATDIWLFNLKTKQSKQMTTWEGTDTQPMWQGQIVYYLSDAGPEHRQNIWSYDTTNGRTQQHTHYKDFDIKWASNGPGANGEGEIVFQVGAELRLFNLGAKSDKVVSVTIPGDRPKLRPRRVDVAGNMPALDISATGKRAVVEARGDIWTLPAEHGSPRNLTRSSGVFDRDPMWSPDGKWIAYFSDATGEYELYRRSADEKGEPEQLTRGSKTFYYTPTWSPDSKHIAFTDKAGNVLLCDVEKKETKVIDTDPWANAPRLSWSRDSGWIAYPKSGLNRQSAIYLYEMASGKVHQVTSGMFNDWAPTFDRAGDFLYFASNRAWSSPRYEDLGTTFVYNETALLYVVPLRKDVKLPFAPKSDEEPATTQPATSQPASSQATTSAAAESQPASAATSEPASQPGEKKDEKKPVIIELEDFERRAVQLEIKHGGFGNLAVAHDGKLIFSRLAGRGAETEPSIRIFDLADEKKEENTVLAGAAFFAISSDGKKLLVRKDNKMAIVDAAKDQKLDKTISTAGMGSMVSPREEWKQILTEVWRLQRDYFYDPHMHGVDWEAIYKQYATMLDDCASREDVGFVAAEMISELNAGHTYYGGGDLEGQPSVSVGMLGCDFELYTGPLPGAPAYRISKIYEGAPWDSDARGPLSQPGVDVKVGDYLLAVNRAPVDATRDPWASFQGLADQTVTLTVSDKPAMDDKARDVVVKLLSDESNLRYRAWIERNRAYVAEKTDGKVGYIYVPNTGVDGQNDLFRQFYGQVDKAALIIDERWNGGGQIPTRFIELLNRPITNYWARRDGHDWPWPPDSHQGPKCMLINGLAGSGGDAFPAYFRQSGLGKLIGMRTWGGLIGISGNPGLIDGAFTTVPTFGYYKKDGTWGIEGHGVDPDMEVVDDPAMMVDGGDPQLDAAIAHMLGELQRNPYRPPQRPKYPDRSGMGIREEDK is encoded by the coding sequence CTGTTGCCCAGTCCTGTTCGTCTTTTGCTTCGCCCTGTCGGCGGCGGCACAAATCCGGCCGCATGGCGGGATGCTGCGCTACCCCGACGTGAGCCGCGACAAGATCGCGTTCGTGTACGCGAATGACATCTGGGTCGTCTCGCGCGAGGGAGGCATGGCGGCGCCGCTGGCCAGTCCGCCGGGGACGGAGCTGTTCCCGCGGTTCAGCCCCGACGGCGCGCACATCGCCTTCGTCGGGAATTACGACGGCAATAGAGATTTATACGTCGTGCCGGTCGAGGGCGGTCCGCCGAAGCGCATCACGCATCACCCCGACGGCGAGACGATGTGCGACTGGGTTCCGGCGGCGCACGCGGGCCTCGTCGCCGAAGGCGCGACCGGCGACCGGCTGCTTTTCTATACAAACGGCTTGGCCGGGCTGCGGAGACAGATGCAGCTTTTCACGGTGGACGCGGCGGGCGGATTGCCCGTGAAACTGCCTGTGCCTTATGGCGCGACGGCGGCGATCAGTGCCGATGGCGAGTGGCTGGCCTATACGCCGCACACGACCGACTTCCGCACGTGGAAGCGCTACCGCGGCGGCATGGCCACCGACATCTGGCTGTTCAACCTGAAGACGAAACAATCGAAGCAGATGACAACGTGGGAGGGCACCGACACCCAGCCGATGTGGCAGGGGCAGATCGTCTACTATCTAAGCGACGCGGGGCCGGAGCATCGCCAGAACATCTGGTCGTATGACACGACAAACGGCCGCACACAGCAGCACACGCACTACAAGGACTTCGACATCAAGTGGGCGTCGAACGGTCCGGGGGCCAACGGAGAAGGCGAAATCGTCTTCCAGGTAGGCGCGGAGCTTCGCCTGTTCAACCTCGGCGCGAAATCCGACAAGGTCGTGTCGGTCACAATCCCGGGCGATCGGCCGAAGCTGCGTCCGCGGCGCGTGGACGTCGCGGGCAACATGCCGGCGCTGGACATTTCGGCGACCGGCAAACGTGCCGTCGTCGAGGCGCGGGGCGACATCTGGACGCTGCCGGCCGAGCACGGCTCGCCGAGAAACCTGACGCGCAGCAGCGGCGTGTTCGACCGCGATCCGATGTGGAGCCCGGACGGCAAGTGGATCGCTTACTTCTCCGACGCAACGGGCGAGTACGAGCTTTATCGGCGCTCGGCGGACGAAAAGGGCGAGCCGGAACAACTGACCAGGGGAAGCAAGACGTTTTATTACACGCCCACCTGGTCGCCCGATTCGAAGCACATCGCCTTTACCGACAAGGCCGGAAACGTCCTGCTGTGCGACGTGGAGAAGAAAGAGACAAAGGTAATCGACACCGATCCGTGGGCCAATGCCCCGCGATTGAGCTGGAGCCGTGATTCCGGCTGGATCGCCTACCCGAAGAGCGGCCTGAACCGCCAGTCGGCGATTTACCTGTACGAGATGGCCTCGGGCAAGGTGCACCAGGTTACCTCGGGCATGTTCAACGACTGGGCGCCGACCTTCGACCGCGCAGGGGACTTTCTCTACTTTGCCAGCAACCGCGCCTGGAGCAGCCCGCGCTACGAAGACCTCGGTACGACTTTTGTGTACAACGAAACGGCCCTGCTGTACGTCGTGCCGCTGCGCAAGGACGTGAAGCTGCCGTTCGCGCCCAAGAGCGACGAAGAACCGGCCACCACCCAGCCGGCGACGAGCCAGCCCGCCTCGAGTCAGGCGACGACCAGCGCCGCCGCGGAATCGCAGCCTGCGTCCGCGGCCACCAGCGAGCCGGCCTCGCAACCCGGGGAGAAGAAGGACGAGAAAAAGCCGGTCATCATTGAGCTGGAAGATTTCGAGCGCCGCGCCGTGCAGTTGGAAATCAAGCACGGCGGCTTCGGCAATCTTGCCGTGGCGCACGACGGCAAGCTGATCTTCTCGCGCCTCGCGGGCCGTGGCGCCGAGACGGAGCCGTCCATCCGCATTTTTGATCTGGCGGACGAAAAGAAAGAAGAGAACACGGTGCTGGCTGGCGCGGCCTTCTTTGCGATCTCGTCCGATGGCAAGAAATTGCTCGTCCGCAAGGACAACAAGATGGCGATCGTCGACGCCGCGAAGGACCAGAAGCTGGACAAGACGATCTCTACCGCCGGTATGGGTTCAATGGTCTCGCCGCGCGAGGAGTGGAAGCAGATTCTCACCGAGGTCTGGCGGCTCCAGCGGGATTATTTCTACGACCCGCACATGCACGGCGTCGACTGGGAAGCGATCTATAAGCAGTACGCAACGATGCTGGATGACTGCGCGAGCCGTGAAGACGTCGGCTTTGTGGCGGCCGAGATGATCTCCGAGCTGAACGCCGGGCACACCTACTACGGCGGCGGCGATCTGGAAGGCCAGCCCAGCGTGTCGGTCGGCATGCTGGGCTGCGATTTTGAGTTGTATACGGGTCCGCTGCCCGGCGCGCCGGCCTATCGCATCTCGAAGATCTACGAGGGCGCGCCGTGGGACAGCGACGCACGCGGGCCGTTGAGTCAGCCGGGCGTCGATGTGAAGGTCGGCGACTACCTGCTGGCGGTGAACCGGGCGCCGGTGGATGCGACGCGCGATCCGTGGGCAAGCTTCCAGGGGCTGGCCGACCAGACGGTGACGCTGACGGTGAGCGACAAACCGGCGATGGACGACAAGGCGCGCGACGTGGTCGTGAAGTTGCTCTCCGACGAGAGCAACCTGCGCTACCGCGCGTGGATCGAGCGCAATCGCGCATACGTCGCAGAGAAAACCGACGGCAAGGTTGGATACATTTACGTCCCGAACACCGGCGTCGATGGCCAGAACGATCTGTTCCGCCAATTCTACGGCCAGGTGGACAAGGCGGCGCTGATCATCGACGAACGATGGAACGGCGGCGGGCAGATTCCCACGCGCTTCATCGAGCTGCTCAATCGGCCGATCACCAATTACTGGGCGCGGCGCGACGGGCACGATTGGCCGTGGCCGCCGGACAGCCACCAGGGGCCGAAATGCATGCTGATCAACGGCTTGGCCGGATCGGGCGGTGACGCGTTCCCGGCATACTTCCGTCAGTCCGGGCTGGGCAAGCTGATCGGCATGCGCACCTGGGGCGGGTTGATCGGCATCTCGGGCAATCCGGGCCTGATCGACGGCGCGTTCACGACCGTGCCGACCTTCGGATACTACAAGAAGGACGGCACCTGGGGCATCGAAGGTCACGGCGTCGATCCCGACATGGAAGTCGTGGATGATCCGGCGATGATGGTCGACGGCGGCGACCCGCAGCTCGACGCGGCCATCGCGCACATGCTCGGCGAATTGCAGCGCAATCCCTATCGCCCGCCGCAACGGCCGAAATACCCCGATCGAAGCGGAATGGGAATTCGCGAGGAAGACAAGTAA